In Janthinobacterium sp. 67, a genomic segment contains:
- a CDS encoding GatB/YqeY domain-containing protein, with protein sequence MSLKEQITEDMKNAMRAKETGKLGTIRLLLAEIKRKEVDERIELTDAHVTAIVEKMIKQRKDSITQFEAGGRADLADIEKAELVHLIGYMPAGLSDEEVAAEVAAAVAASGAAGPQDMGKVMAIVKPKLAGRADMTVVSALVKKALTPAA encoded by the coding sequence ATGAGCTTGAAAGAACAAATTACCGAAGACATGAAAAACGCCATGCGCGCCAAGGAAACGGGCAAGCTGGGCACGATTCGCCTGTTGCTGGCGGAAATCAAGCGCAAGGAAGTCGACGAGCGCATCGAACTGACGGATGCCCACGTGACGGCCATCGTGGAAAAGATGATCAAGCAGCGCAAGGATTCGATCACCCAGTTCGAAGCCGGTGGCCGCGCCGACCTGGCCGACATCGAAAAAGCCGAGCTCGTGCACCTGATCGGCTACATGCCTGCCGGCCTGTCGGACGAGGAAGTGGCGGCCGAAGTGGCTGCCGCCGTGGCCGCCTCGGGCGCCGCCGGTCCGCAAGACATGGGCAAGGTCATGGCCATCGTCAAGCCGAAGCTGGCTGGTCGCGCCGACATGACGGTGGTGTCGGCTCTGGTCAAGAAGGCATTGACTCCGGCTGCCTAA
- the rpsU gene encoding 30S ribosomal protein S21: MTTIRLKENEPFEVAMRRFKRTIEKTGLLTELRAREFYEKPTAERKRKLAAAVKRHYKRIRSQQLPKKLF; this comes from the coding sequence ATGACCACTATTCGCCTTAAAGAAAACGAGCCGTTCGAAGTCGCAATGCGTCGCTTCAAACGCACCATCGAAAAAACGGGTCTGCTGACCGAATTGCGCGCTCGCGAATTCTACGAAAAGCCAACAGCTGAGCGCAAGCGCAAGCTGGCAGCTGCTGTCAAGCGTCATTACAAACGCATCCGCAGCCAACAACTGCCGAAAAAATTATTCTAA